A genomic segment from Mobula hypostoma chromosome 20, sMobHyp1.1, whole genome shotgun sequence encodes:
- the ucn3l gene encoding urocortin 3, like yields MYKLNKSYLCNNELLSEAMKEESSEDSSMKDRDMIYLPNDRSPLVEEKEKRTLPFSRYKYLTRTQLKRKMYQNMARSNRRTKFTLSLDVPTNILNILLNIAKAKNMRAKAAANARLMAKIGRRK; encoded by the coding sequence ATGTACAAATTAAACAAAAGCTATTTGTGCAACAACGAGCTGCTTTCTGAAGCAATGAAGGAAGAATCTTCTGAAGACTCCTCAATGAAGGACAGAGACATGATCTACCTACCAAATGACAGGTCTCCATTGGttgaagaaaaagagaaaaggacATTGCCATTTTCTCGATATAAATATCTCACCCGAACACAATTAAAAAGGAAAATGTATCAGAATATGGCAAGGAGCAATCGTCGAACCAAATTCACCTTGTCTCTTGATGTACCGACGAACATTCTCAATATTCTTTTAAACATTGCGAAAGCTAAAAACATGAGGGCAAAGGCAGCAGCTAATGCTCGTTTGATGGCAAAAATTGGTCGGAGAAAGTAG